One segment of Drosophila ananassae strain 14024-0371.13 chromosome 3R, ASM1763931v2, whole genome shotgun sequence DNA contains the following:
- the LOC6505763 gene encoding uncharacterized protein LOC6505763, giving the protein MHSTKPALLLLVLAIGASCVVATPRPGLLDGVWQELGHAGQTIVNGLVEAAKNGSQIAGDFFGQVKNSTSEYLEQSAEYAQKIADALHKAVAQGLGDFSDAIKDAAASLESGISSLTDNAKRQALQDALKTVLALQNATSDLESTLNNITAQLEEQKQKHAQEIEVSWNQWAEAQLDRVDEQTNGQGNDEAEEVLNEFQARYSEYIHDCLQHLQVHVALYEQSVHETVSGYHNATDELIVQIQLCLESNSGRGTCRRNINKAVRKLQSAPRDLVRLKLKGLGLLAVGLDASGCVGQTLAEHELEKGSVERKLDEIISRNQASGSTEAADASTANDSEESEESEEE; this is encoded by the coding sequence ATGCACTCGACCAAGCCAGCACTGTTACTGCTCGTCCTGGCCATTGGCGCCAGCTGCGTGGTGGCCACcccccggccgggcctcctcGACGGCGTCTGGCAGGAGCTGGGCCACGCCGGCCAGACCATCGTCAACGGTCTGGTTGAGGCCGCCAAGAACGGATCGCAGATTGCCGGCGACTTCTTTGGCCAGGTGAAGAACTCCACCTCGGAGTATCTGGAGCAGTCGGCGGAGTACGCCCAGAAGATCGCTGATGCCCTGCACAAGGCCGTTGCCCAGGGACTCGGCGATTTCTCCGACGCCATTAAGGATGCTGCCGCTTCTCTGGAAAGCGGCATTAGCTCCTTGACCGATAATGCGAAGCGTCAGGCCCTCCAGGATGCCCTGAAAACCGTGCTAGCCCTTCAGAACGCCACCTCGGACCTGGAGTCCACTCTAAACAACATCACTGCCCAGCTGGaggagcagaagcagaagcacgCTCAGGAGATCGAGGTGTCCTGGAACCAATGGGCCGAGGCCCAGTTAGATCGCGTCGATGAGCAGACCAACGGCCAGGGCAACGACGAGGCCGAGGAGGTCCTCAACGAGTTCCAAGCCCGCTACTCCGAATACATCCACGATTGTCTGCAGCACCTTCAGGTGCACGTGGCCCTCTACGAGCAAAGCGTCCACGAGACTGTCTCCGGATACCACAACGCCACTGACGAGCTGATCGTCCAGATCCAGCTGTGCCTGGAGTCCAACTCCGGCCGCGGAACCTGCCGTCGCAACATCAACAAGGCCGTGCGCAAGCTGCAGTCGGCTCCCAGGGATCTGGTTAGGCTCAAGTTGAAGGGTCTCGGCCTCCTGGCCGTCGGCCTGGATGCCAGCGGCTGTGTGGGCCAGACCCTGGCCGAGCACGAACTGGAGAAGGGAAGTGTGGAGCGGAAGCTGGACGAGATCATCAGTCGCAATCAGGCATCAGGCTCCACCGAAGCTGCCGACGCCTCCACAGCCAACGACTCCGAGGAATCGGAGGAGTCAGAGGAGGAGTAG